AAGGATCAAGCTGGTTCTCTGACACATCCTCAAActcatcaagctcgacgggTGCTTCTTTGATTTCGGAATCGGATGTTGAGTCCAGAAAACAAGCCATCATCCAGCGTTACGACCGAGACTGTGGCAAGCTGTTCAAGGACTATCAAGCATGTGTAAGGGTAAGTTGAGTTTGCCTCAGGCAccagctgctgatgctgtaATGCAAGTTATGGCTGCGAATGCCAGCTGACCAAGCCACTTGCTCCTTTTTCAACATCTTTGCATTTGGCGCGCATGGACCTATGTCTCATTGTAGACAGCTGTCACCGAAAGAGGCCTTGACGATCTCATCAAGCAGGCACGTAAAGAGAATCCATTTCCATTCGATCACGAGCGTCAGTCGGACCCTCGTCCGAACAACCCACCTTTCCCTTTCCCGGCTGCGAAAGACTAAGAAGCGACCATGCACCAATGTCAATTCAAACAAGGGACTGTCCAGTTCACAAATATGCTTCAGTCCTGTCTTTTGAGATTACAGTCTCAAAGGTTTGTTCATCTTGGGAAGAGATAGCTGACTTTTCCTGCGACAGGCTATCCCACCACTCGTGTTCGCCGCCTGAACTTCGCAAGTCTCTGTGGACGTCATGTAAGCAGCCTTTGGCCTTGTTGCTGTCGCATTCTCGATCCAAATACATGATCAATGCGACGAGAGCCCCAGGGGATTGAGACCTGGCCTCCTTCTGCCCAACGAGTCGCACCTTGGATGTCATTGAGGACTCAAATCATCAGTCACACattcgcgcttcttgggACAAAAAAGCAGCTGAAAGCCACACAAACAAATAAAAATAAAAATAAAAAACCAACTCTACCTGCCCAGCGTCTTGTGACTGAAGTTGACAAGCATGGATCGTGATtaaaatcgtgaatcacgaataactATCAGGTATTATATAGGAACAAAAGCATCGAtgaataatcacgaatagtgAATGGGATCGGAGAGCGGATTCGAGCGTGCAGCTTGCTCCACATGATTTACATTTCTGCGGTTCAGCTGTTCGTAAATCTTGAATCGTCAAACCAGTTCAAGCCGTCGAGCCGAGCTTTACAGCAAGCTGGTCAACGCCTTGGACCTCCTCTTGGTATCACACAATATACAGTATCACCGCCGAAATCCAACCTTGCGGTGCCACACCATACGAGAAAGCCATCTCCGCCTTAGCCGTAGTAAATACTCTGAACTGCAGCAATGACGGTCCGGAGCGCGGTTTCTCACCGTTGAGCAACTGGCTCGACCCTGCGACGAGCAAACAGGCTGCCCAGCGCCAGCAACGCCGGACTCTGACGCTCTCGCCAACATGTCGAATGGAAGTGAGGGGCCACAGCCCTCAGTGTCGGCTGCGGCACTCCAGACAACTATCAACTCCCAGACCCAGTTTTCTGCGGATCCCATGCCTTCACAAAGGGCTACGTCAGCCTCATCGCAATCGACGAGGCACGCTCTGCTACCAGTCTACTCCGAATCAAGCACCAGCACTACTTCCGCAGTCTCAGAGCCTCTCTCGATTCATCTGCCTCTTCAAAGACCATCTTCCGGTAGCGTCACGAGCAGCTCTGACATCTTTTTCGACATTGTGCCTCGCAATGATTCAACGTCGTTCCAGGTGGGATACTTGGGTCTGAAAGGCTTTCAGGCCTGGCTCAAAGGTGATGTACTTGTCAAACTCGATACAGAGACCAACAAAAAAGGGCGATACACTCGCTGCCTCGTCAAGCTTCAAGCTGTTGAAAAGGCACCAGGCACCCATCTATCAAGTGCAGAGTTCTTGCGCTGCAGTCAGGGgtcgcagcaacagcttgAAATCGAGCTCTTCTCGCACACGTTGATTTTGTGGGACGCCGACAACGAAGCCACATGTTCAAGCGGCAGTGCTCCTACGGTTCCTTCGACGATGCCGTTCTCTTTTCCTCTCACCGAAGACTTGCCCCATTGTGTCCATCTTCGTGATAGCTTCCTTTCGTACACCATCACTGCGCAGCTCTTCAGCGAGGATGCTGGCAAACTGCCTCACGCCATCAAAACAGTGCCAGTGCACCTTGTACGCTACACCCGTCCTGGTCCCCTCAATGAGGTCGAGCTAGGTGACATGGAtggtgctgctcttcctgACCAGCAGTATACGCTTCAGCCATACAATTGGATACAGCAAGCGCCAACGCTCGTCTATGCACAGATCAATCGCACAATCTTTCGGCGTGCAGAACCCATCGACATTCGTGTCCGCATTCCACCGCCAGATCCGACCAACATCACCGAGAAAGGGCTCAAGCTGCGATCGGTAGAGGCGGACCTCGTTCGCATCATCCAGGTCAAGCGTAGCATTGGACAGAGTGCCAGCCATGACCACTTACGAAACGCGATATCGACTTCAGATGTCGCATTGCAAGATTTGGTGACCAACCCGCACGTCCATCAAGCCTTGCTCGCCCACAGCGGTAAGCTTTGTCGTTTCCACTCGCAACGcccggtgctgctgcgtttGACTCTCCATCCTCCCTTTGACCGTGCCAACATgccacatccacatccgGACCATGATGCACTTGCCTCAGGGCCTGTCTTCGGCCGcggtggaggcggtggGTGCGAGAGCATCAGTCAGGAGACGCTCATGCACAAGGTCAGCTTCGAAGTGCGGATCAAGATTGGCATTCTGGGTGGCTGCGGTGAACACAGAGACATTGTCCTTCGTAGAGCCGTCCGAATCCTGCCCGGCGCTGCAGGTGCTCTCGAGGATCCAGAGCAAGCTTCTCTAGCCGGCTTCAGTACTCTTTCGGAGAAAGAGAGGCTGAAGCGATCGGAAAAAGCACGCATGCTCTCACAAGACTGCAGTGTCGGTGCTTCTAGCTCACGCAGCCAGGCTCATTCGGACGActtgctcgactttgacatGGATGACGAATACGACGGCTACGAAGATGTTGGGCGAAGCTTGAATGACCTAATAGACGCTGTCAATCAGTCCAACgccgccagctcgagcagccAGACCATGGATCATGCCGAACGCCTCGAACAGCTGCGCCAGTTTCTGGAAGTATCAGATCCGTCTGCGCAAGATGATGGTCCCCCGCCTTCTCTTCTGGAAAGCCGAAACGATCTGCAAGTAGAGGTCGAAGTCGAGGGCGAAGGACTGGCCACGCCCCACCACCCACATTGCCATCCCACCGACCGGTGTGTCGACATGGACAGTACGACTGATGGCTCATTtccaccgcctcctccgATCGATGATCCGCACCCGATGTCGGATGCCGTTCCATCATCTTATGCAGTGCTCTCTTTAGCTTCTGACAGTGCAAGAATGGTGCCCTCAGAACATGACGatcctccaccgcctctcTCGCCTGCTGTGGATCGGTCAGGCATCTTTACAGAAAATAAGCCTGGCAGTGGTACCGATTCTAGCTTGCAAACAATGCACTCGCTTGGCGATCTCGCATCGCTTGGTGCAGTCAGGCAGAATCTCGATCGCGGCGATGTTTTCTCTGATGCACGGCCGCCGCCTGCTTTTCTGGACCTCTCTGGTgcgtcgtcttcgttgACAACGTTGCAGCACAACGCCACTGATTCTCACCCCTCCTACGAAGCGGCTATATCTGATTCGTCAGCCGAATTTTCACGCGAACAAGCAGGGGCGTCTCAATACGAGCCGCCTCCGTACATTGATGGCTCTAGCCACGCCGATCCTGTGCCTTCCTTTGACCAAGCGGTCCGACACCACGTCAGTAGTGGCGGCTTGAATTTAGCTCGCAGCACGCCACCCGATAACCAAACCGCACTCCACAGAGTCCCTCTCGTGCTGCCCCAACATGCGACCCGGCATTCACACGCCCATAGCAGAGACCACGGTCCACCGGCATACGGCACTTCGCCTCATCCTCCTTCCTACGATGCGTAACGTTCGTAGCATAGCATGTACGCTTGTGAAAGTGCCAGGCATCCATTCTCAAACAGAGCAAGTCGCTCGAACAAACATTGCATTGTCTCGTGCCAGGTGCTGTTGCCAAGTTGATTCAGAGCATGGtttgcatcgagcagattAGAATTTGTGAGCGACTGTTGACTTGAAAACGTGCATTCGTCAGGTCAGTTGATAGGCGGCTAAGCTTTACGTGCGCGACTTGCCATCAGGCTGGCCCTTGAAACCGCCTTGGTTGCTGCCACCGTGTCGCAAGGGCTGCCTTTTGCCCTCCTCCGGGTTGAATTGGGCGGATCTTGCATTTGCGCCCCAAGAGTTCTGCGTTCGAGTCTCAGGATGAATAGCATCGACGCCTCCTCCTGGCCGATCGGCTCCATCGGCCATGGTGTGTACGTTGGGATGCGGTTCGGCTGCCTTGGTGCTGGCGTTGGGTGTCGTCGAGGAGGGGATGGCATTTTCGGATGGCTTGGGCATCTCGGAAGGAGGGCGAGAGTCGACAGGTGCATCCGCAGTGGTGTAGCGTGGGCGCTCGTTGTTATTGCCCTTGGAAGGAGTTGCTGgagtggtgctgctgaatCGTGTTGGCTTCTCGGCAAAGATGCAACTCGTGGTGGAGAAGGAGCGTTTGTCAGACGAACTGAAAATGGACTTGGTTGCATTTTTAGCCAACTGACCGACACGGTCCAAGGTTCGAGTCTCGGCAGCTTCTTCCGAGCCGGTGACACGCTCTCCATACGAGCGGCTGCCTCTGCCACGATGATCGGCAAAGGCACCCTCGTGACCCTTGGGTGACTCGGGTTCCGGGCTCGGTCGATCAGCGTTGGGACGGTTTGGGTATGGATCGTTGAAAGCTTTCAGCTTTTGCTGTACGCCTGGATAGTGAGGGTCGTCACCTAAGAGAGAGTGAAGCAGGAAGCAAGCAATGTATGGTTTCAAAACATGTTTTACCAGCCCAAGgagaatcgcgaatgaCAAGGCTGACTATCACTTACGACCATCATCAAATTTGTGCTTATCACCCTTAAGAGCAGTAGGGCCTTCACGTTTGAATTGAGGTTTGTTTTCGAAGGCTATTGTGGTAGTCGAAAAGGCTCGGCGCGCAGTTGAAGACAGCACAGCTGCCCTGCAAAGGATTGTCTGATTGAGGATCATATTGACAACTTGGCTTCGTGAACGCTCAGGGATTGTCAGTAAGAAGAGTGATGGTGTGGGAAAGCAAATTGCTCAGCAGCGTTTGCAAAGGCGATACGCTAGATTCGCACTCATGACTTGATCGACATCTACCAAGTGGAGGGCTTTACCTCAAAGAGCTTCCAGAATGCAGACGAGACAAACGGCTTGGTAATCACAAGTGCTTTGTTGCAGGCTGACAGCCTAGCTTGTGCAGAGGCGGACTGAATCCAACGTAACACTAcgcagcagtcacgagttacgGTGGCGCATCACAAGCGCAAATCTGGACAGCACAACGATGTTATGTCAAGGATCTGTCAAAGCGCATCTTGCATGCCAAGCTGCAAACtggcactcgtgactcgtgactaacGTAAGAAAccatattcgtgattcgtgatagctgcgtgatttgtgattgtcaGCACTGCTGCCTCAGTTCGGACGACGGCAACTTGCCAGTCGCGAGGGCTATCGGCGTCGCAAAAGGGCCCGTCTATGTCATAACGCGTCCCGATGAGCAAaggcagtcacgagtgatgcAACTTATCGGGTCAAGAAGTCTTGGCTTCATCTTGGATCTTCTAAATGCTTGTCAGCATGACTAAGTGAAATCAAATTTACTACCAGATCGGAAAAtagaaagaaaaaaaaaatccCAACATCCCCTTCAAATTGTTACTGCTTCTAGGCTTGCAAAAATTGATCGGCGGGTGGGTCTGAAACGCGAGATGCATCTCGTCCCACCGTCACGGTCAGAAGCGCAGCTTGTCAACATCTTCACTTTCCTTCTCCCCACCACCTTCCAGATCTATCCTTCACCTTCGTGCTAAGACCCGTGATCCCTGCTTCACACCTGGCGTGAGGTCTCTCCAATCTACCAACCTCATTCAACCCGGTCGCATTTCTTCTCGCTGTCTTTGTATACCTCGGACGATTTGCAACCATGTCGGCTCCCAACCCCAAGGCTTTCCCTCTGGCTGACGCCACGCTTACCAACCAGATCCTCGACCTCATTCAGCAGGCTTCGCACtacaagcagctcaagaaggGTGCTAACGAGGCcaccaagacgctcaaccgtGGTATCTGCGAGTTTATCGTCATGGCcgctgacgttgagccCATCGAGATCGTGCTCCATCTGCCGCTTCTTTGCGAGGACAAGAACGTGCCTTACGTCTTTGTCCCTTCTAAGACCGCTCTCGGCAGGGCCTGTGGTGTCTCACGTCCCGTCGTCTCTGCCTCCGTCACCACCAATGAGGCTCGTGAGCTTCAGAGCCAGATCCAGACTGTCAAGCTTGCTGTAAGTTTCTCGTGCTGCCAAGGCCTCCATCCCGTACGTACCGCACTGCGACACTTACTGACctcatcttcttctttcttttttcgGCTTCAATTTGAGTAGATCGAGCGTCTGCTCATCTAGACGGCTAGCCGCATTCGCCTTGGGGTAGTGGCTCAGACGCcaatcgtcgtcgttctgTCGTTCCTCAATCTGCATCTGTAACACTAGTTCATTCTTCTGGCATCAACGAATTATCTCTTTTTGTCTCTTTCTCCCCCGATTCTAAAAAGCATTGCTTCATTCTGCACCACAAGGTTGCATGTACGGTTATTTCGGCCAACAAATTGGGTGCATCGCAAGATGCTTAAGGACTGTGCCCTTCCTTCGCGTCGCAGTTCATTGTTGATAGGTGCGCTCTACTTCTTGTAAAGCCTCCAGCTGAAGGTGCGATAATTTCTCCACCAGTGACTGCGGATCACGCCTTGCGGAACTGCCGTCCTGATCATCGAAGGCGATCTCGTCGGAGGATTCATCGTCGAGTCGTTGCAGATTGcgcaccaagctgcttaGCACTTTCCGTCTCTCCCTGGTGTGTCTCTCAAGAGACCCTTCTACGTCGTCGTTGATAGCCCTCTCTGTGACTGCCACCTGACTCGCCCGCTGTAAAAAGCCATCAGCAAAGCAGCCCATCATTTTGGCCACCTGGAGGCTGTAATGCGTGTCGAGACCCGGTCCTAGGTGCACCTTGTGGTGGAAGACAAGATCGACTTGTTCCCTTTTCTGCACCATGCTGACATTGAGATGCTGGCAAACGATGCCCTCTTTCCATCCGAGAccttcgacgagctcgccaaagtGCGTAGCATAGAACACAGTGCTGCCCTTTGCATCGGTGAGGTTTTCGATGACCGCTGTTGCAATAGCGCAGCCCTCTTCTGGGCTGGTACCACGCCCCATTTCGTCCAGAATAACCAGCGATTTCGGCGAGCTAAGACTGAGGATGAAAGCAGCGGTGCGCATCTCGGCTGCAAACGTCGAAAGATTCTGTGTCGGATCATCTTCGTGTGTAAGCAGGCTGAGCAGAGCATCCGGAATGGGCAAAGTGGCGCGTGATGCAGGCACAAAGCATCCTATGCCCGCCATCACCGTGATGAGTGCAATTTGCCGGAGAAGCGTGCTCTTGCCAGACATGTTCGGACCAGTAATGAGGCAGACGCGCTCACCAGGCGCCAGATAGATGTCATTGGGAACAAAGACGCCTCGCCTGCGTGTGACTACGCTCGAGGTCCCAGCGCTCAGGATGTCAACCCGATCTAGAATTGGATGGCGTGCGTTGCGAATGTCTAGTCTGTCTCCGAGGACAGGACGAACATAATCATTGGCGCGGGATACGATCGCCATGCTAACAATCATGTCCAAAAGAGCTAATGCTTCCGATACCTTTGGCCAGACCGCAAAAAAATAAGCACTTGCAACGTGAGCGATCCATGTCGTTATACATGGGCTGACATGTTTCGCGACGCCTCACCTTGTTCAGCGACGCAATTCGACCCGTGATTTTCTCGATCAATTCGTCAATGATCGACTCGGACATATTGCAGACTTCATTCATCGAGTCGACCAGTCGAGCAttgagcttcttctgcATATTCAAACACATCGAGTCAGTCGTTTAGCCTTCGAGATGAGAGGAGAGGGTCACAGCTCGCTTACCAGAGGCAGCGTCGTCATTGTGACACTTTTGCCACTTTTAGCTCGGCTGATGTTTGTGAAGTAGTCCGGTAAGTTTCTCATTTGgctgctctcgagctcggtgcGAAGCTATTTGACAATCCATCGTTAGTACTAGGCAAACATCCCTCTTTGAATTTCTAACTTCAGTAAGGCACTCACTAGAAAGCCAGTCGGCAccatcttgagcgccaaCTTCAGGTCGCTCCCACCTTCAAGTAAAGAAATGTACGGAGTGTCACCAAACGGAGCTCCTGCGTGACGCGTGCACGTAGTCTTGCCTGGGCCACCTACTCTCTAGACGTTGCCTAAGCTCTTCGATATCGCTATAGCCGCTCGAGCGAATTTTTGAGTAGGTCAGCTTCAAAAAGCAAATTTGGCAAGGAAATGTGccagcaatcacgaatgatggGCGTGACTGACCTCATGTTTTCCTGGAAAGTCTGCCTTGCCACGTCAAGCAGAGGGCTCCGTTCTGCTCGCACAGCGTACTTCGATGAGAATCACATGAGTAGACGACGGTAGATGGTGTCAGTCGACAATATGATTCAGTGATCTGGGGTAGCAGTTGACCCACCATCTTGGCGCTTCGAGAAGCCAGGCCACCCTTGGCAAAAGCGACGTCTTCGTCAATGGTTTCTTGGATTGCCTCAGCAATTTCATCTACTTCCTCGAACTCGAGAAACTGCGTTCGCCCCAAAGTTACTTCTACATAGATTAGCACGTTTCTTCGTCGACTCGTCAAAGATTCCGGGAAATAGCTTACCGTTGAGATGGATTGCAACAGCTCACTAGAAGCATCGCAAAGTGCAGCTCGTACTGATGGAAGAGGAACCACAGATACCGTCGAATGTCAGAGTTCTTTCTCGGTGTCGACGTCTCTATCCCGTCGCTGAATGCATTTCCGAAGTAGTTTATATACCTGGTTCAAGCGAGCGCAGAAGCGCTCTGAGACTAAgaatgctgctgagcttcCTTTCTGTCTCCAATCTTGGGTCTGCACCAGCCCTCTGGGTGCATGATAGAGTGTGAATCagcttgtcgaggtcgatCGAACCAAGACGAATAGGTTTGAGACTTTCAGTTATAGCGTGAAAGCGTTCCTGAGAATAGGAGAGACACAAAGGCACATCAGCCATAGGTTCTTTGGATCAGgacgatcgtgaatatgtGTTATCATCTCGATTCACTTACCTCGCTGTTGATGCATTCCGCTACAGCCTCCTGGCGCACTGCAATAGCATCATGGTCTACATTACACGAAGAAGAAAAGCATGAGCCGGGTGTTGAGTTCTGTCTCCTCATAGACTGCCCCCTGTTGTCTCACCTGTCAATGGCTGAAGTATGTTGGTCCTCAAAAGTCGCTGGCCCATTTGTGAAACACAGTGATTCAGCAAACCTGCTTGGCAAAAGAGTATATA
This region of Mycosarcoma maydis chromosome 23, whole genome shotgun sequence genomic DNA includes:
- a CDS encoding putative RNA binding protein SNU13; this encodes MSAPNPKAFPLADATLTNQILDLIQQASHYKQLKKGANEATKTLNRGICEFIVMAADVEPIEIVLHLPLLCEDKNVPYVFVPSKTALGRACGVSRPVVSASVTTNEARELQSQIQTVKLAIERLLI
- a CDS encoding uncharacterized protein (related to meiosis-specific MutS homolog): MKLNDTSRWLHQPQEQTQPDGDDSRPTTAISISTSTSSFRIPGILPSAPTAARDSQQTARPPSPPVSFARLFAPQTDKDDISWHTNEYIRNPPVHWLAKDGPSPQELYDRSQFVLTDENDSHAQIWPKVGRQGRTPTPNWSSAGPSATWPNNDQPRPFTASSYHRSKLVTADGSAGNYVCALIENRGTGREVGIASIERETGLCTLTQLADTPTYVRTIHHLSMHPPSILLIPSSTSGRGNRTTFSSASRSSKRAKTNITGEDDADPGSHADTLQKDRASVLVRTIEQLYDIEVRPFPRKHWNYFEGARYLDRLLVDDVDAVKREGDGSVSVPVNENDPSIQQSQRPASSRPQTGRMSIDLSAKASTRAAILVAVADKFYVLSAFSGLIEFYMDTFNRVFTPKTLRIRFVFPEDTILINSNTAHDLELVRNLIDFKSKDSLFGLLNHCVSQMGQRLLRTNILQPLTDHDAIAVRQEAVAECINSEERFHAITESLKPIRLGSIDLDKLIHTLSCTQRAGADPRLETERKLSSILSLRALLRSLEPVRAALCDASSELLQSISTFLEFEEVDEIAEAIQETIDEDVAFAKGGLASRSAKMYAVRAERSPLLDVARQTFQENMSDIEELRQRLESGSDLKLALKMVPTGFLLRTELESSQMRNLPDYFTNISRAKSGKSVTMTTLPLKKLNARLVDSMNEVCNMSESIIDELIEKITGRIASLNKVSEALALLDMIVSMAIVSRANDYVRPVLGDRLDIRNARHPILDRVDILSAGTSSVVTRRRGVFVPNDIYLAPGERVCLITGPNMSGKSTLLRQIALITVMAGIGCFVPASRATLPIPDALLSLLTHEDDPTQNLSTFAAEMRTAAFILSLSSPKSLVILDEMGRGTSPEEGCAIATAVIENLTDAKGSTVFYATHFGELVEGLGWKEGIVCQHLNVSMVQKREQVDLVFHHKVHLGPGLDTHYSLQVAKMMGCFADGFLQRASQVAVTERAINDDVEGSLERHTRERRKVLSSLVRNLQRLDDESSDEIAFDDQDGSSARRDPQSLVEKLSHLQLEALQEVERTYQQ